In one Alphaproteobacteria bacterium genomic region, the following are encoded:
- the serS gene encoding serine--tRNA ligase codes for MHDLRYIRENPETFDAALQSRGAAPSSSEILALDEARRAAQTRMQEIQSRRNAASKEVGQRKAKGEDADDLIAEVQALKDGLAKAEQEERDLAEKLDGLLASLPNIPLADVPVGADEDDNVEVRRVGEPRSFDFEAREHFDIGEGLGLMDFETAATMSGARFVILKGALARLERALASFMLDTHTTQNGYTETIPPFLVRDNAMFGTGQLPKFSEDLFRTEEGFWLIPTAEVPLTNTAAETIWDEAKLPMRLTAWTPCFRSEAGAAGKDTRGMIRQHQFTKVEMVSVTHPDESEAELERMTGCAEGILKALDLPFRTVVLCTGDMGFGARKTYDIEVWLPGQGRYREISSCSNCGEFQARRMKARFRTAGEKGTRFVHTLNGSGLAVGRTLIAVLENYQNADGSVTVPEALRGYMGGLERIEAAS; via the coding sequence ATGCACGATCTGAGGTATATCCGCGAGAATCCGGAAACCTTTGACGCGGCTCTGCAGAGCCGTGGAGCTGCGCCGTCCTCCTCCGAAATCCTGGCATTGGATGAGGCGCGACGTGCAGCCCAGACGCGCATGCAGGAAATCCAGAGCCGTCGCAACGCGGCCTCGAAGGAAGTCGGTCAGCGAAAGGCGAAGGGCGAAGATGCCGACGATCTGATTGCCGAGGTTCAGGCCCTGAAGGACGGCCTTGCCAAGGCAGAACAGGAAGAGCGCGATCTGGCCGAAAAGCTGGATGGTCTGCTGGCCAGCCTACCGAACATTCCCTTGGCGGATGTTCCCGTCGGTGCGGATGAAGACGACAATGTCGAGGTTCGTCGTGTCGGCGAGCCGCGAAGCTTCGACTTCGAGGCGCGCGAGCATTTCGACATCGGCGAGGGGCTCGGCCTGATGGATTTCGAAACCGCCGCGACCATGTCCGGTGCCCGTTTCGTGATCCTGAAGGGGGCGTTGGCCCGGCTTGAGCGGGCCTTGGCCAGCTTCATGCTGGACACCCACACGACCCAGAACGGCTATACCGAGACCATCCCGCCCTTCCTGGTGCGTGACAATGCGATGTTCGGAACCGGACAGTTGCCGAAGTTTTCGGAAGATCTGTTCCGGACCGAAGAAGGGTTCTGGCTGATTCCGACCGCTGAGGTGCCGCTGACCAATACGGCCGCCGAGACGATCTGGGACGAGGCAAAGCTGCCGATGCGGCTGACGGCCTGGACGCCCTGTTTCCGGTCCGAGGCCGGGGCCGCCGGCAAGGACACCCGGGGCATGATCCGCCAGCACCAGTTCACGAAGGTGGAGATGGTGTCGGTGACGCATCCGGACGAGTCCGAGGCGGAGCTGGAGCGCATGACCGGCTGTGCGGAAGGCATTCTGAAGGCACTCGACCTGCCATTCCGAACGGTTGTCCTGTGCACCGGCGACATGGGCTTCGGTGCGCGCAAGACTTACGACATCGAGGTCTGGTTGCCGGGCCAGGGTCGCTATCGTGAAATCTCGAGCTGTTCGAACTGCGGAGAGTTTCAGGCCCGCCGCATGAAGGCACGGTTCCGCACGGCCGGAGAGAAGGGAACGCGCTTTGTCCATACGCTGAACGGCTCTGGCCTGGCGGTTGGCCGCACCCTGATCGCGGTTCTGGAAAACTATCAGAATGCGGACGGTTCCGTGACGGTACCGGAAGCCCTGCGTGGCTATATGGGCGGTCTGGAACGGATCGAAGCCGCTTCCTGA
- the tatC gene encoding twin-arginine translocase subunit TatC yields MSEVDESELEASKAPLLEHLKELRSRLLYSVGALIVGFFIAFAFAEPVYTFLADPLVSAWGEDLAGRRMIFTAPHEWFFTQIKVAFFTSFCFTFPFIAWHIWMFVAPGLYRHEKGAFLPFLVATPFLFTIGAAFVYYLVMPVALSFFLGFEQGAADGVRVEMEAKVSEYLSFVMTLIFAFGLCFELPVLLTLLVRVGMTSAQGLREKRRYAILIAFVAAAILTPPDPLSQIGLAVPIILLYEISIWCAVFIEKQRRERDRLLGLDDEDEDDDDTKEEKS; encoded by the coding sequence ATGAGCGAGGTGGATGAGAGCGAACTGGAAGCCTCGAAGGCGCCGTTGCTCGAACATCTGAAGGAACTCCGGTCCCGGCTGCTGTATTCGGTAGGCGCCCTGATCGTCGGATTTTTCATCGCCTTCGCCTTCGCTGAGCCGGTCTATACCTTCCTGGCGGACCCGCTGGTCAGCGCATGGGGTGAAGACCTTGCCGGACGGCGCATGATCTTCACGGCGCCGCATGAATGGTTCTTTACGCAGATCAAGGTCGCGTTTTTTACCTCCTTCTGCTTCACCTTTCCGTTCATCGCCTGGCATATCTGGATGTTTGTGGCGCCTGGCCTGTATCGTCACGAAAAAGGAGCGTTCCTGCCGTTCCTGGTGGCGACGCCCTTCCTTTTCACGATCGGCGCTGCGTTTGTCTATTACCTGGTGATGCCGGTCGCGCTCAGCTTCTTCCTCGGGTTTGAACAGGGGGCGGCGGATGGTGTCCGGGTCGAAATGGAAGCGAAGGTCAGCGAATATCTGTCCTTCGTGATGACCCTGATCTTTGCGTTCGGTCTCTGTTTTGAACTGCCGGTGCTGCTGACCCTCCTGGTGCGGGTCGGAATGACCTCGGCGCAGGGACTGCGGGAAAAACGGCGCTATGCGATCCTGATTGCCTTTGTTGCGGCGGCGATCCTGACCCCGCCGGACCCGCTGAGTCAGATCGGACTCGCGGTGCCGATCATCCTTCTCTACGAAATCTCGATCTGGTGTGCTGTCTTCATTGAGAAGCAGCGTCGGGAGCGCGACCGTCTGCTCGGCCTCGATGACGAGGATGAGGACGACGACGACACCAAGGAAGAGAAGTCCTGA
- the tatB gene encoding Sec-independent protein translocase protein TatB produces the protein MLDFGWQEFLVVAVVTVLVVGPKELPRVFRTITGFMRKARSLAGEFHSAMDEMAKEADLQDIKKQVEGVKNGSSSWVKEIDPTGEVEKSVRDMKTEVNAARGEVNKAGRSDPAPSPSTTTPKPDVKTSDEKATEAAPAKTAATDAKKPEAKSPSAKPAAAKKAAPKKSAARKAGAKKAASKKAAAKKSTAVKSAAKPASSASS, from the coding sequence ATGCTCGACTTCGGCTGGCAGGAATTCCTCGTCGTGGCTGTCGTGACCGTCCTTGTGGTCGGTCCGAAGGAACTTCCGCGCGTTTTCCGGACGATTACCGGCTTCATGCGCAAGGCACGATCCCTCGCGGGTGAGTTTCACAGCGCGATGGACGAGATGGCCAAAGAGGCCGACCTCCAGGACATAAAGAAGCAGGTCGAGGGCGTCAAAAACGGCTCTTCCAGCTGGGTGAAGGAAATCGACCCGACCGGTGAGGTTGAGAAATCCGTCCGGGACATGAAAACGGAAGTGAACGCCGCACGCGGTGAGGTCAACAAGGCGGGTCGCAGCGACCCGGCCCCTTCGCCCAGCACGACCACACCGAAACCGGATGTGAAGACCTCGGACGAAAAGGCAACGGAAGCGGCTCCGGCAAAGACCGCCGCGACCGATGCAAAGAAGCCGGAAGCGAAATCCCCCTCTGCCAAGCCCGCTGCGGCCAAGAAGGCGGCTCCGAAAAAGTCGGCGGCCAGGAAAGCCGGGGCGAAGAAAGCAGCTTCCAAAAAGGCCGCCGCCAAGAAGTCGACCGCTGTAAAGTCGGCCGCCAAGCCGGCGTCGTCTGCCTCTAGTTAA
- a CDS encoding twin-arginine translocase TatA/TatE family subunit codes for MGSFSIWHWLIVLAVVLVLFGGRGKISALMGDFGKGLKSFKKNMKEEASNSAETDAETKRIATDTEAGASEKSKDKAANG; via the coding sequence ATGGGCAGTTTTTCCATCTGGCATTGGCTGATTGTTCTGGCGGTCGTGCTTGTCCTGTTCGGTGGTCGCGGCAAGATCTCCGCGCTCATGGGCGACTTCGGCAAAGGCCTGAAATCCTTTAAGAAGAATATGAAGGAAGAAGCTTCGAATTCCGCCGAAACCGACGCCGAGACCAAACGGATCGCGACGGACACGGAAGCCGGTGCTTCCGAGAAGTCGAAGGACAAGGCCGCCAACGGCTGA
- a CDS encoding ABC transporter ATP-binding protein, with product MSQLSPDHPVLSLEDVHHAYGDTPAVRGLNLVVGAGEVVCLLGPSGCGKTTALRIAAGLEPIRSGSVALDGKVVSRPGHIVPPERRNLGLVFQDYALFPHMTIAGNVAFGLSKGADTRSRVAAVLDQVGLGSYADSYPHELSGGQQQRVALARALAPEPRIILMDEPFSGLDARLRESVRDRTLHILKQSGSAVLMVTHDAEEAMHMADRIIVMRDGRVEQEGAPDTLYLRPANGFVAEFFGDVNKMKGTVRNGGIDTPLGRFETRDVDEGREAQIVIRPEALSLGAPHAEDRVQVKVLASRMLGRSSLIHLCTCQTTGKEQHLHSRMPGCYLPREGDLLSVTVDRSQVFVFPVEGAT from the coding sequence ATGAGCCAGTTGAGCCCCGACCATCCTGTATTGAGCCTGGAAGACGTTCACCATGCCTATGGTGACACGCCGGCCGTGCGCGGCCTGAACCTTGTAGTCGGCGCCGGAGAGGTTGTCTGTCTGCTGGGGCCGTCCGGCTGTGGCAAGACCACGGCACTTCGCATTGCGGCCGGTCTGGAGCCCATACGGTCCGGGTCGGTGGCGCTCGATGGAAAGGTCGTTTCCCGTCCCGGGCACATCGTCCCCCCGGAACGGCGAAATCTGGGGCTGGTATTTCAGGATTATGCCCTGTTTCCGCACATGACCATCGCCGGCAATGTTGCATTCGGCCTGTCAAAAGGGGCGGATACACGCAGCCGCGTCGCGGCCGTTCTCGACCAGGTTGGTTTGGGCAGCTATGCAGACTCCTATCCGCACGAATTGTCCGGTGGACAGCAGCAGCGCGTGGCGCTCGCCCGTGCCCTGGCGCCCGAGCCGCGTATCATTCTGATGGATGAGCCATTTTCCGGCCTGGATGCCCGGCTCAGGGAATCGGTTCGCGACCGGACGCTGCATATTCTGAAACAGTCTGGATCCGCGGTCCTGATGGTGACCCACGATGCCGAGGAGGCCATGCACATGGCCGACCGGATCATTGTGATGCGAGACGGCCGGGTTGAGCAGGAAGGCGCCCCGGATACGCTGTATCTGAGACCGGCGAACGGGTTTGTGGCCGAGTTCTTCGGCGATGTGAACAAGATGAAGGGCACGGTTCGGAACGGGGGCATCGACACGCCGCTCGGTCGCTTCGAGACCCGGGACGTGGATGAGGGGCGGGAGGCACAGATTGTCATTCGTCCGGAGGCCTTGAGTCTCGGTGCCCCGCATGCGGAGGACCGGGTACAGGTGAAGGTCCTTGCGTCGCGCATGCTCGGCCGGTCCAGCCTGATCCATCTGTGCACCTGCCAGACGACCGGGAAGGAACAGCATCTGCACTCGAGAATGCCCGGCTGCTATCTTCCCCGGGAAGGCGACCTTCTATCCGTCACGGTCGATCGCAGTCAGGTCTTTGTTTTTCCGGTGGAAGGCGCTACATAG
- the scpB gene encoding SMC-Scp complex subunit ScpB, translating into MDRFQQIRLLEAMLFAAAEPVAEPTLLERLPEGVELAGLMEELEGMYASRGVNLVKVGKGWCFRTATDLAGYMVLEREVPRKLSRAAIETLAIIAYHQPVTRAEIEEIRGVALSKGSMDALMEAMWIRPRGRRRAPGKPVTWGTTERFLADFGLEDLTDLPGVEELKAAGLLDSRPNLGAIAMQSTDSDDEAEDGEEADEREAFLENDEAFEAVEGDEHIALDD; encoded by the coding sequence ATGGATAGATTTCAGCAAATCCGACTTCTAGAGGCGATGCTGTTTGCCGCGGCGGAACCGGTGGCGGAGCCGACCCTCCTGGAGCGACTGCCGGAAGGCGTTGAACTGGCCGGCCTGATGGAGGAATTGGAAGGCATGTATGCCTCCCGTGGGGTCAATCTGGTCAAGGTCGGCAAGGGCTGGTGTTTCCGTACGGCGACCGATCTGGCGGGGTATATGGTTCTGGAACGCGAAGTCCCACGGAAACTGTCCCGTGCTGCCATCGAAACGCTGGCGATCATTGCCTATCATCAGCCGGTAACCCGTGCCGAGATCGAGGAAATCCGCGGTGTTGCGCTGTCGAAAGGGTCGATGGACGCTCTCATGGAAGCGATGTGGATCCGGCCGCGTGGCCGGCGTCGGGCGCCTGGGAAGCCGGTTACCTGGGGCACGACGGAACGGTTCCTGGCCGATTTCGGTCTGGAAGACCTGACCGATCTGCCGGGCGTTGAGGAGCTGAAGGCCGCCGGACTTCTGGACAGCCGGCCCAATCTGGGCGCGATCGCGATGCAGTCGACAGATTCGGATGACGAGGCCGAAGACGGCGAGGAAGCGGACGAGCGGGAGGCCTTCCTGGAGAACGACGAGGCATTCGAAGCGGTCGAAGGGGACGAACATATCGCCCTGGATGATTGA
- a CDS encoding ScpA family protein gives MSDTGSTENGGFQEDAAPLRPIEGLDDLVLALDGFEGPIDLLLTLARDQKVDLAKISILALAEQYLAFVNRARELRLELAADYLVMAAWLAYLKSKLLLPPPADESDEENPAEMAARLAFQLQRLEAMQKASKELFGRPRLGQEFFARGMPERLRVANRAVYEANLLDLMRVYGELRRKQDVGGQLRIMPTRLVSMEQAARRLRAILGDIPDWQTLERFVPYESDDPLLRRSAMASTFAASLELSKEGLVEIRQTDVFGTIYMRAKPGADLRRHDPNALAADEDPLDPDDLDLFEDKNEDV, from the coding sequence GTGTCCGATACCGGATCGACTGAAAATGGCGGCTTTCAGGAGGACGCGGCCCCGCTGCGACCGATCGAGGGGCTGGACGATCTCGTCCTGGCGCTCGATGGTTTTGAAGGGCCGATCGATCTCCTGCTGACGCTTGCGCGGGATCAGAAAGTCGACCTCGCAAAAATCTCGATCTTGGCGCTCGCCGAGCAGTATCTCGCATTCGTCAATCGTGCCAGGGAGTTGCGCCTGGAACTTGCAGCCGACTATCTGGTGATGGCGGCATGGCTCGCCTATCTGAAATCGAAGCTGCTTCTGCCGCCGCCCGCCGATGAATCCGACGAGGAAAACCCCGCGGAAATGGCCGCGCGGCTGGCGTTCCAACTGCAGCGCCTGGAAGCGATGCAAAAGGCGTCGAAGGAACTTTTCGGTCGTCCGCGCCTGGGTCAGGAATTCTTCGCGCGGGGCATGCCGGAGCGACTGCGCGTCGCCAATCGTGCTGTCTATGAGGCCAATCTGCTGGACCTGATGCGGGTCTATGGCGAATTGCGGCGCAAGCAGGATGTCGGCGGACAGTTGCGAATCATGCCGACCCGACTGGTCTCCATGGAGCAGGCGGCCCGCCGCCTGCGGGCCATTCTGGGCGATATTCCCGACTGGCAGACGCTGGAACGCTTCGTTCCTTATGAAAGCGATGATCCGCTTCTGCGCCGGTCGGCGATGGCATCGACCTTTGCGGCCAGCCTGGAGTTGAGCAAGGAAGGGCTTGTCGAGATCCGTCAGACCGATGTGTTCGGAACGATCTACATGCGGGCGAAGCCGGGGGCCGATCTGCGGCGACACGATCCCAACGCCCTGGCTGCCGATGAGGACCCGCTGGACCCCGACGATCTGGACCTCTTCGAAGACAAGAATGAAGATGTATAA
- the nagZ gene encoding beta-N-acetylhexosaminidase: MAIEAVSAAIFGCAGHELSRDEQRFFAEVRPYGFILFARNIDTPEQVRALTAALRDASGRPDAPILIDQEGGRVQRLRPPHWRQARSARDFGDLYRRNAEAGLEALRLNYRLIAAELTDLGIDVDCVPCLDVPVPGAHDVIGDRAFAVDAETVSACGRAACEGLMQGGVYPVIKHLPGHGRATADSHHDLPRVATPRAELADSDFIPFQQLCDMPFGMTAHIVFDAIDPDRPVTQSEDGIAFIRDELKFDGLLMTDDLSMKALGGAFHDRAALSLAAGCDLVLHCNGDMTEMRAVAEGTGPLSAEAWRRIDALPPIEANTGSMDSETVLAQLEDLFR; this comes from the coding sequence GTGGCGATCGAGGCCGTATCCGCGGCGATCTTCGGCTGTGCCGGTCATGAGCTCAGCCGCGATGAGCAACGCTTCTTTGCCGAAGTGCGGCCCTACGGGTTCATACTCTTTGCCCGAAACATCGATACGCCGGAACAGGTTCGGGCATTGACGGCCGCTCTGCGCGACGCGTCCGGGCGCCCGGACGCCCCGATCCTGATCGACCAGGAGGGCGGCCGGGTACAGCGTCTGCGCCCGCCGCACTGGCGTCAGGCCCGCTCAGCCCGCGATTTCGGTGATCTGTACAGGCGAAATGCGGAAGCCGGGCTGGAGGCTCTGCGCCTGAATTATCGTCTGATCGCGGCGGAACTGACGGATCTGGGAATTGATGTCGACTGTGTTCCCTGCCTCGACGTGCCGGTGCCAGGGGCACACGATGTCATTGGCGACAGGGCCTTTGCCGTCGACGCCGAAACCGTTTCGGCCTGCGGCCGGGCCGCCTGCGAAGGGCTGATGCAGGGCGGCGTTTACCCCGTCATCAAACATCTGCCGGGACATGGCCGCGCGACGGCGGACAGTCACCATGACCTGCCGCGCGTCGCGACACCCAGGGCGGAACTGGCCGACAGTGACTTCATCCCCTTTCAGCAGCTTTGCGACATGCCCTTTGGCATGACGGCGCACATTGTTTTTGACGCCATTGATCCGGATCGTCCCGTGACCCAGTCCGAGGACGGCATCGCCTTCATTCGCGATGAGCTGAAATTCGACGGCCTTCTGATGACCGACGATCTGTCGATGAAGGCGCTTGGCGGCGCGTTTCATGATCGGGCGGCGCTCAGTCTGGCTGCCGGGTGTGATCTGGTCCTGCACTGCAATGGCGATATGACTGAAATGCGAGCAGTCGCGGAAGGGACGGGCCCTTTGTCGGCGGAGGCCTGGCGGCGCATCGATGCCTTGCCTCCGATTGAGGCGAACACCGGTTCAATGGATTCCGAGACCGTTTTGGCGCAACTGGAAGACCTGTTCCGGTAA
- a CDS encoding SPOR domain-containing protein: MIASEYDELDRELGDLADERAARKRAGGVRVLPIMVGVVSLFALGGIVWYAYTQGVREGSEVAAPLLRPDSPAKETPDDPGGRQIAGAELGVYDVVNGADGTSRPNVERILPEPEEPKALPTQPPQPPQPVPETQAPAAPSSAQGTGGSTQTSSDSSAQRQPIPQPEQTAPLPDESLAAPTAPPPTAGSETQGVSATAAPPPEPPAPPPAPEPQPAPQQSAAAPANDAGTGWRIQIAALKSDAAARSQWNKIQGANQDLLGALALQVQKATVNGTDYFRVRGGPLANADAAKALCAKLKAKGVACIPVAPGK; the protein is encoded by the coding sequence ATGATCGCCTCTGAATACGACGAACTGGACCGGGAACTCGGCGACCTGGCGGATGAGCGCGCCGCACGCAAGCGCGCCGGCGGCGTACGCGTCCTGCCGATCATGGTGGGGGTCGTTTCGCTTTTCGCGCTCGGCGGCATCGTCTGGTACGCATACACACAGGGTGTTCGGGAGGGCAGCGAGGTCGCAGCGCCGCTTCTGCGCCCGGACAGCCCGGCAAAGGAAACGCCGGACGATCCTGGCGGCCGTCAGATCGCCGGGGCGGAACTCGGTGTCTATGATGTTGTGAACGGCGCGGACGGCACCAGCCGCCCGAATGTCGAACGCATCCTGCCGGAACCCGAGGAGCCGAAGGCGCTGCCGACGCAGCCGCCGCAGCCGCCGCAGCCCGTACCGGAGACACAGGCACCGGCTGCGCCATCCTCTGCCCAGGGAACAGGCGGGTCAACGCAGACATCTTCGGACAGCTCTGCGCAGCGTCAGCCGATCCCGCAGCCTGAACAGACCGCACCGCTGCCGGACGAGTCCCTTGCAGCGCCCACGGCGCCGCCGCCGACTGCAGGCTCGGAAACACAGGGTGTCTCCGCAACGGCGGCGCCGCCGCCCGAGCCGCCGGCTCCGCCACCTGCGCCCGAGCCCCAACCCGCGCCACAGCAATCGGCTGCCGCGCCGGCCAATGATGCCGGGACCGGATGGCGCATTCAGATCGCCGCGCTGAAGAGCGATGCGGCCGCCCGGTCGCAGTGGAACAAGATTCAGGGGGCCAATCAGGACCTGCTGGGGGCACTGGCCCTTCAGGTTCAGAAGGCAACCGTGAACGGAACCGACTACTTCCGCGTCCGGGGCGGCCCTCTGGCGAATGCCGATGCCGCCAAGGCACTGTGTGCGAAACTCAAGGCCAAGGGGGTTGCCTGTATCCCCGTCGCCCCCGGGAAGTAA
- the argS gene encoding arginine--tRNA ligase: protein MNLFRDVKADLDRTVETLIAEGVLPEGLDLSRVTVEPPRDPSHGDMATNAAMLLSKPAGMKPRDLAEKLANALTGHDRIATAEVAGPGFINMRLTDAAWHGVLRSVLALGTAYGDSDMGARRKVNVEYVSANPTGPLHIGHARGAVVGDALSGLLLKAGFDVCKEYWVNDAGSQIDSLGWAVYWRYLEILDPKRFDLSDEDAIKSFMAAMGAPDRELEYRGEYLIPVAEALHAEKGDALALKDGAGYSGRPVEEWLPPIRLFAVDRMLDLIKSDLKVLGIDQDVFTSERWIIDNHVDRIVAWLKDRDLIYRGILEPPKGQKPDDWEPREQTLFRATQFGDDVDRPLQKSDGSWTYFASDIAYHWNKHERGFNRQINIWGADHGGYVKRMQAAVAAVSEGKSALTVKLCQMVRLMDKGEPMKMSKRAGNFVTLRDLVDAVGKDVVRFYLLTRKPDAPLDFDLTAVKEQSRDNMVFYVHYAHARGCSVHRMATEQMPDLDISDTALGGADLSRLTEESEQAVLRLLAEWPRLVEAAADAEEPHRIAYYLYDLASAFHGWWTKGKEDTALRFIQSDDRDVTLARLALVKAVRIVIASGLAVFGVEPVEELT from the coding sequence ATGAACCTGTTCCGTGACGTAAAGGCCGATCTGGATCGGACTGTCGAAACGTTGATCGCCGAGGGTGTCCTGCCCGAAGGGCTGGATCTCAGCCGGGTGACGGTGGAACCGCCGCGCGATCCTTCGCATGGCGATATGGCCACCAACGCCGCCATGCTGCTGTCGAAGCCGGCAGGCATGAAGCCGCGCGATCTGGCGGAGAAGCTGGCAAATGCGTTGACCGGCCACGACCGGATCGCGACGGCGGAAGTCGCCGGCCCCGGATTCATCAACATGAGGCTGACCGATGCGGCTTGGCATGGCGTCCTGCGATCCGTGTTGGCACTCGGTACCGCCTATGGCGACAGCGACATGGGCGCCCGGCGCAAGGTCAATGTGGAATATGTGTCGGCCAATCCGACCGGGCCGCTGCATATCGGACATGCGCGCGGTGCAGTTGTTGGCGACGCGCTGTCGGGGCTGCTGCTAAAGGCCGGTTTCGACGTCTGCAAGGAATATTGGGTCAACGACGCCGGATCGCAGATCGATTCCCTGGGCTGGGCGGTTTACTGGCGCTATCTGGAAATTCTCGATCCGAAGAGGTTCGATCTTTCCGACGAAGACGCAATCAAGTCGTTCATGGCTGCGATGGGGGCGCCGGACCGGGAACTGGAGTATCGCGGGGAGTATCTGATCCCCGTCGCCGAAGCGCTTCACGCCGAGAAGGGGGATGCCCTGGCGCTGAAGGACGGCGCCGGCTATTCCGGCCGGCCGGTAGAGGAATGGCTGCCGCCGATCCGTCTGTTTGCCGTCGACCGCATGCTGGACCTGATCAAGTCCGATCTGAAGGTATTGGGCATCGACCAGGATGTCTTCACATCCGAGCGCTGGATCATCGACAATCACGTCGATCGCATCGTCGCCTGGCTGAAGGATCGGGATCTGATCTATCGCGGCATCCTGGAACCGCCGAAGGGCCAGAAGCCGGACGATTGGGAACCGCGGGAGCAGACGCTGTTCCGGGCAACCCAGTTTGGCGACGATGTCGACCGTCCTCTGCAGAAATCGGACGGCAGCTGGACCTATTTCGCGTCGGACATTGCCTATCACTGGAACAAGCATGAGCGGGGCTTCAACCGCCAGATCAACATCTGGGGGGCGGACCACGGCGGATATGTGAAGCGGATGCAGGCGGCGGTTGCCGCGGTATCCGAAGGCAAGTCCGCCTTGACGGTGAAGCTTTGTCAGATGGTGCGCCTGATGGACAAGGGCGAACCGATGAAGATGTCCAAGAGGGCCGGCAATTTCGTCACCCTGCGCGACCTGGTCGATGCGGTCGGCAAGGATGTTGTGCGCTTCTACCTGCTGACCCGGAAGCCGGATGCGCCGCTGGATTTCGATCTGACGGCCGTCAAGGAACAGTCCCGGGACAACATGGTCTTCTATGTGCACTACGCCCATGCACGCGGCTGCTCCGTGCATCGCATGGCCACGGAACAGATGCCGGATCTGGACATCTCCGATACAGCGCTGGGCGGCGCGGATCTGTCCCGCCTGACCGAGGAATCCGAACAGGCGGTTCTTCGGCTGCTTGCGGAATGGCCGCGCCTGGTCGAAGCTGCGGCGGATGCGGAGGAGCCACATCGGATTGCCTATTACCTCTATGACCTCGCCTCGGCCTTCCACGGCTGGTGGACGAAGGGCAAGGAGGATACGGCCTTGCGCTTCATTCAGTCCGATGACCGTGACGTCACCCTGGCGCGATTGGCGCTGGTCAAGGCGGTGCGAATCGTGATCGCTTCCGGGCTGGCCGTATTCGGTGTCGAGCCAGTTGAGGAATTGACCTGA
- a CDS encoding deoxyguanosinetriphosphate triphosphohydrolase, whose amino-acid sequence MTPFRAPYATDHTISRGRMTEEEPSRTRTPFQRDRDRIIHCTAFRRLQHKTQVFISPEGDHLRTRLTHSLEVAQIARSMARVLRADEDLTEAIALAHDLGHTPFGHAGEDALDAAMAHAGGFDHNDQALRVLVLLEQRYPKFDGLNLSWETLEGVVKHNGPIDPNDVQSTLAWFNGQYDLEIETHAGLEAQIAAIADDIAYNHHDMDDGLRAGLFSVEQICDSVPHVAKAISEVRADEPEAPEPIIVQEAVRRLIGDMVGDALGCTRRRLDRIRPVDATELRQCGEPVVRFTEPMKENERALKTFLFENMYRAPTVNREREAGAQIVRDLFTYYMEVRGALDMTWLTAYPRAVNESWERIVADYIAGMTDRFAKRLHRKIFYEE is encoded by the coding sequence ATGACACCGTTTCGGGCACCTTACGCGACAGATCATACCATTTCACGCGGCCGCATGACCGAAGAGGAACCGTCCCGGACGCGTACCCCGTTTCAGCGCGACCGGGACCGCATCATTCACTGCACCGCGTTCCGTCGGCTGCAGCACAAGACACAGGTTTTCATCTCGCCGGAGGGGGATCATCTCCGGACCCGGCTGACCCATTCTCTCGAAGTCGCGCAGATCGCCCGGTCGATGGCGCGGGTGCTGCGGGCGGATGAGGATCTGACGGAAGCCATCGCCCTGGCCCATGATTTGGGGCATACGCCCTTCGGTCATGCAGGGGAGGATGCGCTGGATGCCGCCATGGCGCATGCCGGCGGGTTTGACCACAATGACCAGGCGCTGCGAGTACTTGTCCTGCTGGAGCAGCGCTATCCCAAGTTCGATGGGCTGAATCTCAGTTGGGAGACATTGGAGGGGGTCGTGAAGCACAACGGCCCGATCGACCCGAATGACGTTCAGTCCACCCTGGCCTGGTTCAACGGTCAGTACGATCTGGAGATCGAGACACACGCCGGTCTGGAAGCGCAGATTGCCGCAATTGCGGACGATATCGCCTACAATCATCACGATATGGACGACGGTCTGCGCGCGGGCCTGTTTTCCGTAGAGCAGATCTGCGATTCCGTGCCGCATGTCGCCAAGGCGATTTCCGAGGTTCGTGCGGACGAACCGGAGGCACCGGAGCCGATCATCGTGCAGGAGGCGGTACGCCGGCTGATCGGTGACATGGTCGGGGATGCCTTGGGATGCACGCGTCGTCGGCTCGACAGAATCCGCCCGGTCGATGCCACGGAACTGCGTCAATGCGGGGAGCCCGTGGTTCGGTTCACCGAGCCGATGAAGGAAAACGAACGCGCCCTGAAGACCTTCCTGTTCGAGAACATGTACCGCGCCCCCACCGTCAATCGCGAGCGGGAGGCGGGGGCGCAGATCGTCCGTGATCTGTTCACCTACTACATGGAAGTGCGCGGCGCGCTGGACATGACGTGGCTGACGGCGTATCCCCGCGCCGTCAACGAATCCTGGGAGCGGATCGTCGCCGACTATATCGCCGGCATGACCGACCGCTTCGCCAAGCGCCTGCACCGGAAGATCTTCTACGAGGAATGA